From a single Thermothielavioides terrestris NRRL 8126 chromosome 1, complete sequence genomic region:
- a CDS encoding histone acetyltransferase GCN5-like protein (Contains conserved domains: COG5076, COG5076, Transcription factor involved in chromatin remodeling, contains bromodomain; pfam00583, Acetyltransf_1, Acetyltransferase (GNAT) family and pfam00439, Bromodomain, Bromodomain. 1| histone acetyltransferase GCN5 [Ajellomyces dermatitidis]) — translation MDKAEPQSLLADHGQAPRAVKRAASEEPNGTSDGKRIKTTSDVQPQATASSWRVPYPERPAVVEERNGEIEFRVVNNDGERQSIIILTGLKCLFQKQLPKMPKDYIARLVYDRNHLSMAIIKKPLEVIGGITYREFRHHKFAEIVFCAVSSDQQVKGYGAHLMAHLKDYVKATGPVMHFLTYADNYATGYFQKQGFTKEITLDKSLWMGYIKDYEGGTLMQCSMLPRVRYLEAGRMLLKQKETVLAKIRAQSKSHIVHPPPQQWANGNVTPIDPLSIPAIQATGWSPDMDALARVPRHGPHFNELRRFLYQIQNHKQAWPFLNPVNKDEVPDYYTVITSPMDLSTMEEKLERDLYATPRDMIADLKLIFSNCRQYNDPSTVYAKCAAKLEKYMWTLIKEIPEWYDLLEE, via the exons ATGGACAAAGCAGAGCCGCAATCGCTTTTAGCCGACCACGGGCAAGCTCCCCGTGCCGTGAAGCGCGCAGCTTCCGAAGAGCCTAACGGCACCTCTGATGGCAAAAGGATCAAGACCACATCGGATGTCCAACCTCAGGCCACCGCCAGCTCGTGGAGGGTCCCTTACCCAGAAAGG CCAGCGGTTGTGGAAGAACGGAATGGCGAGATCGAATTCCGAGTGGTCAACAACGATGGTGAGAGACAGAGCATCATCATCCTTACAGGCCTCAAATGCCTGTTCCAGAAGCAACTGCCGAAAATGCCTAAAGATTACATTGCACGGCTTGTCTACGATCGGAATCACCTATCGATGGCCATCATCAAGAAGCCTCTGGAGGTCATTGGCGGAATCACCTACCGAGAGTTCCGACACCACAAGTTCGCTGAAATCGTTTTCTGCGCCGTCTCCTCGGATCAGCAGGTCAAAGGATACGGTGCCCACCTGATGGCCCATTTGAAGGATTACGTCAAAGCGACCGGGCCGGTGATGCACTTTCTTACCTATGCCGACAACTATGCGACTGGGTATTTCCAGAAACAGGGCTTCACCAAAGAAATCACCCTCGACAAGTCCCTCTGGATGGGGTATATCAAGGACTATGAAGGAGGCACGCTGATGCAGTGCTCTATGCTTCCTCGAGTCCGCTACCTGGAGGCCGGCCGGATGCTTCTTAAGCAGAAGGAAACCGTGCTCGCCAAGATTCGGGCCCAAAGCAAAAGCCACATCGTCCATCCACCGCCCCAACAATGGGCCAACGGCAACGTCACTCCAATCGATCCGCTGTCCATCCCTGCCATTCAGGCAACCGGCTGGTCTCCGGATATGGATGCGCTAGCGCGGGTGCCGCGCCACGGACCTCATTTCAACGAACTCCGGCGCTTCCTGTACCAGATCCAGAACCACAAGCAGGCATGGCCGTTCCTCAATCCGGTCAACAAGGACGAGGTCCCGGATTACTACACCGTCATTACCTCGCCCATGGATCTGTCGACCATGGAGGAGAAACTGGAGCGCGATCTCTATGCGACCCCGAGAGACATGATCGCCGATCTCAAGTTGATCTTCAGCAATTGCCGGCAGTACAATGACCCGTCAACGGTATACGCCAAGTGTGCTGCCAAGCTGGAGAAGTACATGTGGACCCTCATCAAGGAGATCCCGGAGTGGTACGACTTGCTCGAGGAATGA